The following are encoded together in the Micromonospora lupini genome:
- a CDS encoding isoprenyl transferase, with translation MTLRNLIYSVYERRLTAKLAGKPVPRHVGVMCDGNRRWAREMGFVDPNDGHRVGAAKIKHVLGWCDQAGVGHVTLYLLATDNLRRPASELDPLLQIIEDLVVELSEEGNPWRLRIVGALDLLPAQTAAALKGAEERTRDRSGGAEVNIAVGYGGRREITDAVRSLLLEHAASGGTIEELAEVLDVEHIAEHLYTRGQPDPDLVIRTSGEQRLSGFMLWQSAHSEFYFCELNWPDFRHIDFLRALRSYATRQRRYGA, from the coding sequence ATGACGCTGCGGAACCTTATCTACTCCGTGTACGAGCGCCGGCTCACGGCGAAGCTCGCGGGCAAGCCGGTGCCCCGACACGTCGGGGTGATGTGCGACGGAAACCGCCGGTGGGCGAGGGAGATGGGCTTCGTCGACCCCAACGACGGGCACCGGGTCGGCGCGGCCAAGATCAAGCATGTCCTCGGCTGGTGTGACCAGGCCGGCGTCGGTCATGTGACCCTCTACCTGCTGGCCACCGACAATCTGCGCCGCCCGGCCAGCGAGCTGGACCCGCTGTTGCAGATCATCGAGGACCTGGTGGTGGAGCTGTCCGAGGAGGGCAACCCCTGGCGGCTGCGCATCGTCGGCGCGCTCGACCTGCTGCCCGCGCAGACGGCGGCGGCGCTCAAGGGCGCCGAGGAGCGTACCCGGGACCGCAGCGGGGGCGCGGAGGTCAACATCGCGGTCGGCTACGGCGGCCGGCGGGAGATCACCGACGCGGTCCGTTCGCTGCTGCTGGAGCACGCCGCCTCCGGCGGCACCATCGAGGAGCTGGCCGAGGTGCTGGACGTGGAGCACATCGCCGAGCACCTCTACACCCGCGGCCAGCCCGACCCCGACCTGGTCATCCGGACCAGCGGGGAGCAGCGGCTGTCCGGCTTCATGCTCTGGCAGTCCGCGCACTCGGAGTTCTACTTCTGCGAACTCAACTGGCCGGATTTCCGGCACATCGACTTCCTGCGCGCGCTGCGCTCGTACGCCACCCGCCAGCGCCGGTACGGCGCCTGA
- the otsB gene encoding trehalose-phosphatase — translation MPPLNLGNHQPRTPLNADQAWQVTAGRAAGTVLFFDFDGTLAPVDDDPTAVRPAPNALAAIEALAPVVQRIAIVSARPVDFLRDRLGELSGVDLYGLYGLEHSHSGGETVTEPTALPWVPTMAELADLARAELPPGTLVEFKRLSVALHWRTAPQLGGTVQQWGQAQADRLGLRVQAGRMVLELKPPVDRDKGMVIGEVVQGATGAWYFGDDVSDIKAFAALRARAEADPDFFGVCVAVANPETGQEVANAADLTIESPAALGDFLTRALARLP, via the coding sequence GTGCCGCCGTTGAATCTGGGCAACCACCAGCCGAGGACCCCGTTGAACGCCGATCAGGCATGGCAGGTCACTGCCGGCCGGGCGGCGGGGACCGTGCTCTTCTTCGACTTCGACGGCACGCTCGCGCCCGTCGACGACGACCCGACGGCGGTCCGCCCCGCGCCCAACGCCCTGGCCGCGATCGAGGCGCTGGCCCCGGTGGTGCAGCGGATCGCGATCGTCTCCGCGCGGCCCGTCGACTTCCTCCGGGACCGCCTCGGCGAGCTGAGCGGCGTCGACCTCTACGGTCTCTACGGGCTGGAGCACAGCCACTCCGGTGGCGAGACAGTCACCGAGCCCACCGCCCTGCCGTGGGTGCCGACCATGGCCGAGCTGGCCGACCTGGCCCGCGCGGAGTTGCCACCCGGCACGCTCGTCGAGTTCAAGCGGCTCTCGGTCGCGCTGCATTGGCGTACCGCGCCGCAGCTCGGCGGGACCGTGCAGCAGTGGGGGCAGGCGCAGGCCGACCGGCTGGGGCTGCGGGTGCAGGCCGGGCGGATGGTGCTGGAGCTCAAACCGCCCGTCGACCGGGACAAGGGCATGGTGATCGGCGAGGTGGTCCAGGGTGCCACCGGCGCGTGGTACTTCGGCGACGACGTCTCGGACATCAAGGCGTTCGCGGCGCTGCGCGCCCGCGCCGAGGCGGACCCGGACTTCTTCGGCGTCTGCGTGGCCGTCGCCAACCCGGAGACCGGTCAGGAGGTGGCCAACGCCGCCGACCTGACCATCGAGTCCCCGGCCGCGCTTGGTGACTTCCTCACCCGGGCCCTGGCCCGACTGCCCTGA
- a CDS encoding XRE family transcriptional regulator, producing the protein MTETANARKIAFATFVRRALDEARATRAWSGTEVSRRTGVSRQTINRWVRGDWASDPEAERVVAFCEGLGLNPAAAFAALGWDRTASGPRAGQPAPPMDPDVEALLRRLVDPNVSDAEKFHIRETIRYLAYRPTLPVDVRNRGNQAG; encoded by the coding sequence GTGACCGAGACGGCCAATGCGCGAAAGATCGCCTTTGCCACCTTCGTCCGGCGTGCCCTCGACGAGGCGCGGGCGACGCGGGCCTGGAGCGGCACCGAGGTGTCCCGACGTACCGGCGTCTCTCGACAGACGATCAACCGGTGGGTCCGCGGGGACTGGGCCAGCGACCCCGAGGCCGAACGCGTCGTCGCCTTCTGCGAGGGCCTGGGCCTGAACCCCGCCGCCGCCTTCGCGGCGCTCGGCTGGGACCGCACCGCCAGCGGCCCCCGCGCCGGCCAGCCGGCCCCACCGATGGACCCGGACGTGGAGGCTCTCCTGCGCCGCCTCGTCGACCCGAACGTGTCGGACGCGGAGAAGTTCCACATCCGCGAAACCATTAGATACCTCGCATACCGCCCAACGTTGCCGGTCGATGTCCGAAATAGAGGCAATCAGGCAGGCTAG